TCCAGGAAGCGGCGGAGTGATGTCGGCGCGGCTGCGCGTGTTTCCTGCGATCTCGCGCAACCGCGATCCCAAAAAATATGTCGGCGAGCTGATGCGGGTGGCTGAGTTCGCGGACCGCAACGGCTTCGAGGGCATTTTGCTGTTCGAAGGCAATGACGTCTTCGTCGAGCCTTGGGCGATGGCCCAGCACATCATGGCGGCGACGACGCGATCCTCGCCACTGATCGCCGTCAACCCCGTCTACATGCACCCGTACACGGCGGCGAAGTTCGTTTCGTCCTTTGCGCAGCTCTACAGCCGCAAGGTCTATCTCAACATGATCACGGGGACCGCGATCAGCGACCTGCAGGGGCTCGGCGACGATCAGTCTCACGCCGACCGGTATGTCAGGCTAGACGAGTTCGTCAGCCTGATGCGACAGCTGCTGTCGAGCCCGCGCCCGGTGAATGTCGACGGCCGGTTCTATCGCGCCAGCAATCTGCAACTGCGGCCGCGCCTGCCGGCCGAGCTGATGCCGGAGTTCTTGATCGCGGGGCAATCGGACGCCGCCAGGCGCGTCGCCGAGGAGACCGGCTGCATCAAGATGCAGATGTTGCCGCCCGACCTCGATCGCGGGCTCAACGCGTCGGGCATGAACTTCGGCATCTTCGCGCGCGAGGGTCGCGAGGAGGCGCGGCAGGCGGCGAAGACCCGTTTCCGCGACAATCCCGACGATCGCGAGCTGCTCGCGCTGACCGTCGAAAATTCAGATTCCGTCTGGAAGCGGCTGATGTACGAGGGCCAGAGCGGCGAGCTCGCCGACAATGGCTATTGGCTGCTGCCCTACCTCACCTTCCAGGCCGACTGCCCCTATCTCGTCGGCAGTTATGCCGAGATCGGCGCCAAGCTGAAGCAGTTTGCGGCGAAGGGGCTGACCACGGTCATGCTCGACATGGTCGCTGACGAGGCCGAGATGCAGCACGTTTGCAACGCGCTCGAGGCGAGCGGGATGTTTTGACTACTGATCACACTTTATCGACATCGTCATTGCGAGCGCAGCGAAGCAATCCAGATTGATGCCGAGGAAAGATTCTGGATTGCTTCGCTGCGCTCGCAACGACGGAGAACGATGACCAATTCACCGCGCCTCTTCGAAGCCCGCCAGTACCGAGGTCAGGTTGGCGCCGAGAATGTCCGAGAGATAGCCGCCCTCCTGCACGAACACGGTCGGCAGGCCCAGCTTCGCAATGGCCTGGCCGATGCGACGGAAGCCTGAGGTGGTGACGGCAAGCCCCTTCAGCGGATCGTGCTCGGAGGCATCGAGGCCGAGCGCGATCACGACTGCGCCGGGTGAGAAGGATTCGATCGCCTTGCGCGCGACGTCCATCGCCCTGAGATAGCCGTCATCGCCGGTGCCGATCGCCAGGGAAATGTTGAGATTGGCGCCGAGGCCGGCGCCCTCGCCGCGCTCATGCGCGTAGCCCCACACATAGGGATAATAGGCGACCGGATCGGCGTGGATCGAGATCGTGTAGACGTCCGGCCGCGCGTAAAAGATGCCTTGCGTGCCGTTGCCGTGATGGACATCGACGTCGAGGATCACGACGCGCTCGTGCTTTTGCCGGAGATGCGCCGCCGCGATGGCGCTGTTGTTGAGGAAGCAGAAGCCGCCGGCCATATCGCGATAGGCATGGTGGCCGGGCGGACGGCAGAGCGCATAGACTGCATCCTCGCCGTCCATCACCATCTGGGCCGCTGTGACCGCAACATCCGTCGCGGCGCAGGCCGCAGCCCAGGTGCCAGGACCGATCGGGGCCGCTGTATCGGCGGTGTGCCAGCCGAGCTTGCCGACGATATGGGTGGGATAGGTCGCGGCGTGGCGGACGGGATGGATGTTGCCGATCATCTCCGGACCGGAATCGCCGAGTGCCGTCCAGGCATCCCAGGCTTCGCTCAGGAACGACAGATATTCCGGGCTGTGAATGCGTGCGCGCGGGCCCTGGCCGAACTTGGTCGGCTCGACCAGTTGATGCTTGCCGTCCTTCAACCCCTTGAGCAGGCGGTCGGCGCGCTCGGGCTGCTCGGTGGTGCGCTTGACGACGCCACGAACCAGGAAGAATTGCGGATCGTG
This genomic interval from Bradyrhizobium guangzhouense contains the following:
- a CDS encoding LLM class flavin-dependent oxidoreductase, giving the protein MMSARLRVFPAISRNRDPKKYVGELMRVAEFADRNGFEGILLFEGNDVFVEPWAMAQHIMAATTRSSPLIAVNPVYMHPYTAAKFVSSFAQLYSRKVYLNMITGTAISDLQGLGDDQSHADRYVRLDEFVSLMRQLLSSPRPVNVDGRFYRASNLQLRPRLPAELMPEFLIAGQSDAARRVAEETGCIKMQMLPPDLDRGLNASGMNFGIFAREGREEARQAAKTRFRDNPDDRELLALTVENSDSVWKRLMYEGQSGELADNGYWLLPYLTFQADCPYLVGSYAEIGAKLKQFAAKGLTTVMLDMVADEAEMQHVCNALEASGMF
- a CDS encoding histone deacetylase family protein gives rise to the protein MKAVHTELHRSHDPQFFLVRGVVKRTTEQPERADRLLKGLKDGKHQLVEPTKFGQGPRARIHSPEYLSFLSEAWDAWTALGDSGPEMIGNIHPVRHAATYPTHIVGKLGWHTADTAAPIGPGTWAAACAATDVAVTAAQMVMDGEDAVYALCRPPGHHAYRDMAGGFCFLNNSAIAAAHLRQKHERVVILDVDVHHGNGTQGIFYARPDVYTISIHADPVAYYPYVWGYAHERGEGAGLGANLNISLAIGTGDDGYLRAMDVARKAIESFSPGAVVIALGLDASEHDPLKGLAVTTSGFRRIGQAIAKLGLPTVFVQEGGYLSDILGANLTSVLAGFEEAR